GGCGCGGGCCGACGTGTCCGGGGCGTGGCGACGGTCGGCGCTTCGCCCGTGCGCAGCGCCCGGGCGAAGTCGGGGGCGCTCGGCCGACGCCGTGCCGACAGCGAGGTCGCCAACGACAGCAGGCGCACCAGGTCGGCGGGCAGGTCGTCGGGCACAGCCGGTGGCCGGTGCAGCCGGGCGAGCGCGGCCTCGATGTCACCGCCGGGGTACTCGCGCCGACCGGTCAGGCACTCCAGCAGCATCAGGCCGAACGAGTAGATGTCGGTCGCCGGGCCGATCTCGCCGCCGCGGACCTGTTCCGGGGCCAGGTAGGCGGCGGTGCCGACCATCTGGTCGGTGCGGGTGAACCGGGTGGCGCCCGCGAGCTGGGCCAGGCCGAAGTCGGCCAGGTAGGGCGTGCCCTCGTCGTCCAGCAGCACGTTCGACGGCTTCACGTCCCGGTGCACCACGCCCCGCTCGTGCACGTGCGCCAGCGCGTCGGCCAGCAGCGCGCCCAACGTCCGCGCCTCGGCCACCGTCAGCGGCCCTTCGGCGAGCCGTTCGCGCAGCGTGCGGCCCTCGACCAGCCGGAGCACGACGAACGCGGCGCGGCCGTCCTTGCCCGCGTCGTAGACCGGCACTAGGTTCGGGTGCGACAGCAGGGCGAGCGCGCGGGCCTCGTTGTCGAACCGCTTGCCCGCCTCGACGTCCTCGTTCCCGGGGTGGAACAGCTTGACCGCGACCGGTCGCCGCAGGACGGTGTCCCAGCCGCGGCGCACCTCGGCCATGCCGCCGATCCCCAGCGTCCCGGCCAGCTCGTACCGGCCACCCAGCAGGTTGCCGTTGACAGGTGGTGGCACCGGCGCGCCCTCCGGTCGGGGACTCAGGACACCCGGGAGTGCCCGGTCCCGGTCGACCGCAAACGCGGCCGATGCAGCCACTTCGTGATCCCGCAGCACAGGGCTCCTGGACAGCGGGTCGCGCGACGGGCCTCAGGAGCGGCAGGGGCGCGCGGTGGAGGACCGGACGACCAGCTCGGTGGCCAGCTCGACCCGGTCGGCGGCCGGCGCCCGGCCCGCGATCAGGTCGGCCAGCATCCGCCCGGCCCGCTCCCCCATCGCGGCGAGCGGCTGACGGACGGTGCTCAGGGCCGGTGACGACCAGGAGGCCGCCGGCAGGTCGTCGAAGCCGATGACGCTGAGGTCGCCGGGCACCGACAACCCCGCCGCACGGGCCGCGTCCAGCACGCCGAGCGCCTGTTCGTCGTTGGCCGCGAAGACCGCCGTGGGGCGTCGGGACGGGCGCAGCAGCTCTCGGGCCTGCTCGTGGCCGCCCGCGCGGGAGAAGTCGGCGTAGCGCACCAGCTCCGGGTCGTGCGCGATGCCGGCCTCGGCGAGGGCGACCCGGTAGCCGTCGAGGCGGGCGCGGCTGCACAGCACGTCCGGCGGTCCGGCGACGAGCCCGATCCGGCGGTGGCCGAGCGAGAGCAGGTGCCGGGTGGCCGCCAGCCCACCGGCCCGGTTGGTCGCGGCGACGCTCGGCAGGTCCGGACCGGCCGGGTCGACCGGGTCGACGTGCACGAGCGGCACCCCGGCGCGGGCGAGGGCGCGCTGGTCGGCGGCGTCGATCCGGCACGACACCAGCAGCACGCCCGCCCGGCGGTTCCGGACCAGGTCGGCGGCCCACGACGGTCCCCGCCCGGCCACCGCGGCCAGCACGACGTCCAGGCCGGAGTCGACCACGCCGCACATGACCTCCATGGCCCACGCGCTGTTGAGGGCCGGGAAGACGAGTTCGACCACCGGCGTGGCGGGTCGCGGCTGACGTGGCGAGCGCAGGCACGCGCGGTTGACGACGGTCGCGGCCGTCGTCGCCGACATCCCGGCGGTGGTGACGTTTCCTGCCCACCTCAGTCCATGCACACGGCCGATACTATCGAAACATCTACGAAAGACAATTGGCACTGTGAACTGCAACGATTCACCCTTAAGCACAGCCAGTTCAAACTGCGAAGATGCGTCACAAAAATACTTATCGAAAAAGTTGCGAAACCTTTCGAGGTCGGACCACCCCGACTGCTGACGATGGCGGTGTCAGCGCCGCGTCGATCGGGTAATGGTGGAAGGCGGTCGAGGGGTGCGGAGGAGAGGCGTGCACGGGGAAGTCGGTCAGCCACTGGTGACGGTCGAGGCCGTGTGCGACGACGGCGTGGTGGTCGCCGCCGTGCACGGCGACTTCGACGTCGACCACTACCGCGAGGTGCGCGAAGGGCTGTTCACCTGCTTGAACGGCCGGGCGTCCGCGCTGGTGGTCGACCTGGGCGACGTGGGCTTCTTCGGCTCCATGGGCATCGCGGTGCTGGTGGAGGCGCGGCAGCGCGCCGACGTGGTGGGCGCGGGGTTCGCCGTCGTGGCGGCCCGGCGCGCGGTGGCCCGGCCGATGCGGGTGACCGACACCGAGGGGGTGCTGCGGGTGCACCGGACCCAGGACGAGGCGCTGGCCGCCGTGCGCGAGCAGGTGAACGGGTCCGGCGATCGCGCCGAGTTCTCCTGGTGGTCCTCCTGACCGGCAAAATCCGGCGACAGCGGCGACCGTCGCCGCCAGGATGGCCGGTGTGGAAGAGGTCGAGGTCGTCGTTGCCCACAGCCAGCGCGTGACGTTGCGCGTCGGCAACGCGTTCCTGAAGGTCGACGGCGACCCGGCGCACGCCGACGTCGAGGTGCGGGCGATGGCCATGGCGCCGGTGCCGACCCCGGCGGTCCTCTGGCACGAGCCGCCCGTGCTCGCGATCGCCGCCGTGCCAGGCAAGGCGCTCGGCGTCCTCGGCGAACCGTCGACCGCGTCGCCGGCGGCGTGGGCCGCGGCGGGCGCCGCGATCCGCGGGCTGCACGACGCACCGCTGCCGCCGTGGTCGGGCGTCCGGCTCGACGCCGTGGCGGCGGAGCTGGACAGCGAGTGCGAGTGGCTGCTCGCCAACGCCGTCCTGCCCGCCGAGGTGGTCCGGCGCAACCGCGAGATCGCCGAGGCCGCGCTCCGGCCGTGGGAACCGGTGTTCGTCCACGGCGACCTGCAGATCACCCACGTGTTCGTCGACGGCGACGAGGTCACCGGCATCATCGACTGGTCCGAGGCCGCCCCCGGCGACGCCATGTTCGACCTCGCCATCCTGACGCTCGGGCACGAGGAGCGCCTGGACGACCTGCTCGCCGGCTACGGCGACGCGGACCGGGACGTGATCCGCGCCTGGTGGTCGCTGCGCAGCCTGACGGCGTCGCGCTGGCTGATCGAGCACGGCTTCGACCCGGACTCGCCGGGGTGCGAGTTCGACGTGCTCAGGTCGCGGGCGCGGGAGTCCTAGCAGGTCGTCTCGCGCGCGAGCCGCGCGGAGCCGAGCAGGTGGGCGTCCGCCGCGCCGCGCGTGCACTCGTTGGCGTGGTAGACGCCGTGGCCGGGACCGTCGAAGGTGACCAGCCGCGAGCCCTCCGCCTGCCGGTGCACGTTGCGCGCCCACCGGTACGGCGTGGCCACGTCGTAGCGGCTGGTCAGCACGAGCAGCGCCGAGCCGTTGTCGACGTCGAGGCGGTGCGGCGGGTTGGACGGGCGGTCGGTGAACCCGACGCACGTGGCCGCCTCCTGGTGGCCGAGGAACGTGCCGCGCAACGTGGGCGCGGCGCGCAGCTCGGCCCGGCGCAGCGCCCGGTACTCGCCGAAGTCCGCGAACCGCAGCGCGAAGTCCTGGCACACCACGGCGTAGCGCAGCGAGTCGTAGTTCGGCTCGAACGACGCCCGCACCGCGCCGACGTCCGCGATGAGCGACGCCAGGCTCTCCCACGCGCCGCCGCGGATCTCGTAGTACGCCGCCACGATCAGCTCGCCCGAGCCCCACCCGGACTCGTCCGCTGCGACGAGGGCCTTCTCCCACACCGCGCGGACGTCCTGCCCGTGCAGGGCGCACGTCGTGCTCTCCGCGCACCACGCGACGAACACGTCGAACGCCTCCTCCACGGCCCGCGCCCGGTCGAGCACGAAACGGCGCTTGTCGACGCTGTGGTCGATCACGCCGTCGAGCACGATCGAGCGCACCCGCGAGCCGAACAGCTCCGCGTACTGCTGGCCGAGCAGCGTGCCGTAGGAGATGCCGTAGAAGCTGATCGTCCGCTCGCCCAGCGCCTGCCGCACGGCGTCCAGGTCGCGGGCCGACCGGGCCGTGTCGACGTGGTCGAACACCGGGTGGTCCGCCCGGCAGTCGTCGCGGACCGCGCGGTTGTACCGGGCCAGCGCGGCGAACCCGGCCTCGTCCACCGGGTCGTCGCCGGGGTTCGGGACCGGCTGGTCGAACGAGCAGCGGATCGCCGAGCTGTTGTTGGTGCCCAGCTGGTCGAAGCCGACGACGTCGAACCTGGCCCGCACCTCGGCGCTCAGGTAGGGGGCGCGGGCGAACTCCGCGCCGGACCCGCCGGGGCCGCCCGCGTCCACGAACACCACGCCGATCCGGCGCGCGGGATCGGTGGCGCGGACCCGTGACACGGCCAGGTCCACCCGGGGGCCGCGCGGATCCGCCCAGTCCAGCGGCACCCGGACGGTGCCGCAGTCGGCCGCGGGCTGGTCGGGGCAGGGCTGCCAGGAGATGGCCGCCGCCTCCGCCGCGGGAGCGACCACCAGCAGGCTCGCGGCGAGCGCGGTGACGAGCAAGGTCCGCATGGTGTCCCCCAACGGTCAGCGGAGGCGTGCAGTCTCTCGGGGCCGGCGCGCGGGGCGCAACCCCTGGTGACCGGCTGAGACGCCGCGCCCGGGAGGTCCGGGCGCGGCGCCGGACCGGTCAGCCCGTGCCCTCGAACTCGATCCGGTAGATCCCGTTGGTGTCGGTCGGGTCCGGGGAGCCGTCGTTGTGGACGGCGTAGTCCCGCTCGAACGCCAGGGTGTCGCCCGTCGGGATCTCGCCGGCGAGCACCTTCCGCACGTGCGTGGTGTCGTCGGTCGCCGCCGATTCGTCCAGCTCGAAGCACTCCAGTTGCACCTCCTGGTCGAAGGTGATGTCGCGGAAGGGGTCGTCGAAGTACCGGCTGTCGCCCTCGGCCGTGGTGCCGAAGTCCATCTGGTGCGCGGTGGAGAAGTCGACCCGGACCTCGCACCTGATCTCGTCGTTGTCGGTGGGCTCGGGGTCGTCGTTCTGGTCGATCACGACCAGTCGGCGCACGTCCAGGCGCCGCAGGCTGGTCGACCACTCCACCCGGTAGGTGGTGGGTGTCGCGCACGGGTTCAGGCAGCCGGCGTCGACGGTGAAGAACAGGTCCTGCTCCCCCGCTGGGATCTTCGACCCCGCGGCGGGCACGGTCAGCGAGATCGAGGGCGCGTTGGTGCTCGTCTCGTGCTCGGGGTTGACGAGGTCGGCCTCGGTGAACAGCCTGATCCGCAGCGGGATGGTCTGCTCCTCGACGTCGAAGACCAACGTCTGCGGCAGGCCGCTGTCCAGCGCGTGCTGCGTGATCCGGTAGTGCACGGTGGACAGCCCGCCCGCCTGCGCGGTCATCTGGTCCTGGAACAGCGACTCGAACGGGTCCAGGTAGACCGCCTCCTCGAAGCTGCCGCCCAGGTGGAACTGGCTGTGGAAGCCGTACGGGCCGGCGTGCGCCGGGTCCTCCATGCGCAGCCGCACGAAGAACGGCCCCTTGGTGTCCACCGTGACGGTCGTCGTCACGGGGCAGTGCGTGCTCCCGCACGGCGGGGTGACCAGGACGCCTTCGCCTTCGACGGGCTTCAGGGGCGTCGACAGGTCCGTGGACTCGTACACGTCGAGCAGCATGTTCTGCTGCACCGGCAACTGCGCCTTGAACGTGTAGGTGCCCGGCTTCGCGAAGTGGAACCACTGGAAGCCGCCGAACCGGGTGATGTCGCCGTAGTGCCAGCCGTCGGTCGACTTGGACTTGGCGCCCTCGTCCTGCTCCTTCGACGCCGAGCCGCAGTGCGCCAACGGCTTGCCGATGTCGACCGCCAGCGGGAAGTGGTCGGACAGGTCGACGATCGACTTGGTGCCGCCCGGCTTCGGTTCGAGGTGCAGGAACGTGCCGGTGAAGTGGCGTTCCAGCGTCCCGTGCTGGACGCACGAGCGGACCTCGGCGGAGTGCCGGAACAGCACGTAGTCGGTGCGCTCCCGGCGGTCCGCGCCCGCCGCGCCCGCCACCGCGTTCCGATCGCTGTCCACCGTGAAGCCGGGGTCGGACTGCGAGCCGTGCTCCCGCCAGGTGTCGCCGAGCTTCACCCGGCCGAACCCGTTCTGGCCCAGCACCAGGTCGGTGTGCTCGGGCGTTCCCGCCTCGACGTTCAGGGTCCCGGCCAGGATCACGTCCGCCCCTCCGGCGGCGGCCTTCGACCAGGTCTGCACGAAGGAGG
This genomic window from Saccharothrix sp. HUAS TT1 contains:
- a CDS encoding substrate-binding domain-containing protein; its protein translation is MSATTAATVVNRACLRSPRQPRPATPVVELVFPALNSAWAMEVMCGVVDSGLDVVLAAVAGRGPSWAADLVRNRRAGVLLVSCRIDAADQRALARAGVPLVHVDPVDPAGPDLPSVAATNRAGGLAATRHLLSLGHRRIGLVAGPPDVLCSRARLDGYRVALAEAGIAHDPELVRYADFSRAGGHEQARELLRPSRRPTAVFAANDEQALGVLDAARAAGLSVPGDLSVIGFDDLPAASWSSPALSTVRQPLAAMGERAGRMLADLIAGRAPAADRVELATELVVRSSTARPCRS
- a CDS encoding STAS domain-containing protein, coding for MHGEVGQPLVTVEAVCDDGVVVAAVHGDFDVDHYREVREGLFTCLNGRASALVVDLGDVGFFGSMGIAVLVEARQRADVVGAGFAVVAARRAVARPMRVTDTEGVLRVHRTQDEALAAVREQVNGSGDRAEFSWWSS
- a CDS encoding phosphotransferase family protein, with product MAGVEEVEVVVAHSQRVTLRVGNAFLKVDGDPAHADVEVRAMAMAPVPTPAVLWHEPPVLAIAAVPGKALGVLGEPSTASPAAWAAAGAAIRGLHDAPLPPWSGVRLDAVAAELDSECEWLLANAVLPAEVVRRNREIAEAALRPWEPVFVHGDLQITHVFVDGDEVTGIIDWSEAAPGDAMFDLAILTLGHEERLDDLLAGYGDADRDVIRAWWSLRSLTASRWLIEHGFDPDSPGCEFDVLRSRARES
- a CDS encoding protein kinase, yielding MPPPVNGNLLGGRYELAGTLGIGGMAEVRRGWDTVLRRPVAVKLFHPGNEDVEAGKRFDNEARALALLSHPNLVPVYDAGKDGRAAFVVLRLVEGRTLRERLAEGPLTVAEARTLGALLADALAHVHERGVVHRDVKPSNVLLDDEGTPYLADFGLAQLAGATRFTRTDQMVGTAAYLAPEQVRGGEIGPATDIYSFGLMLLECLTGRREYPGGDIEAALARLHRPPAVPDDLPADLVRLLSLATSLSARRRPSAPDFARALRTGEAPTVATPRTRRPAPKAALAASAAGLLGAVGIAWAVLPGTGPANSAPGETSSQVVTQSPASTSTSTGAPDPTDARTSTGVLPPVEQVTAPAVVAPQPHPAGGNPEPPGHGEGKGKGSENKGKGKGKP
- a CDS encoding alpha/beta fold hydrolase, with the protein product MRTLLVTALAASLLVVAPAAEAAAISWQPCPDQPAADCGTVRVPLDWADPRGPRVDLAVSRVRATDPARRIGVVFVDAGGPGGSGAEFARAPYLSAEVRARFDVVGFDQLGTNNSSAIRCSFDQPVPNPGDDPVDEAGFAALARYNRAVRDDCRADHPVFDHVDTARSARDLDAVRQALGERTISFYGISYGTLLGQQYAELFGSRVRSIVLDGVIDHSVDKRRFVLDRARAVEEAFDVFVAWCAESTTCALHGQDVRAVWEKALVAADESGWGSGELIVAAYYEIRGGAWESLASLIADVGAVRASFEPNYDSLRYAVVCQDFALRFADFGEYRALRRAELRAAPTLRGTFLGHQEAATCVGFTDRPSNPPHRLDVDNGSALLVLTSRYDVATPYRWARNVHRQAEGSRLVTFDGPGHGVYHANECTRGAADAHLLGSARLARETTC